In the genome of Streptomyces fagopyri, the window GGTGATGTCCGCCATGTCGATGTCGGTGGAGGCCGAGACCGCGAGGTAGGCGCCCTCACCGGCGGAGATCAGGAAGACCCAGCCGCCGTCGAACTCGACCAGCGTCTGGCGCCACTTCAGGTCGGTCCCGTCGCAGAAGAACCCGATCGAGCGGCTCAACGACTGCACACCGCTCATCGCCGCGGCGACGGTGTCCGCGTGGTCCCTGCCGACCCCCTTGGAGGAGGCCATCAGGAGCCCGTCGGCGGAGACCAGGACCGCGTGCAGAGCGCCGGGAATCTCCAGGACGCCGTCAAGCATCCATGACAGATCGTTGTTCACGAAACCTCATGCCCTTCGCTGCTTGCCTCATGTGCGTTGCTCGTCCGGCTCGCGGGGTCCGGGGGCGCGGCTCGGCCGGTCTGGGTGCCGCGCTGGAAGGCGCCCATGATCGAGGCGGTCTCCTCCTCGGAGCGGACCGGCGCGCTCGCGGTGTCGGAACTCTGCGGCACGATGGCCATCGCCCGCCTGCGGCGGCGTTTGGGCAGTCCGTCGGCGGTCGTGGACGCGGCCGCGACGGGGTCGGGACCGCTCGGGTTCAGTGAGGGAACAGTGCTCACGGTCTGCGCCCGCTCCTTTGGTTCCGGCATGCTGGTGAGCAGCTCGTCCGGCAGCAGCACGACGGCCCGCACGCCCCCGTAGGGCGAGGTGGAGTCGACGGAGACCGTGAAGCCGTAGCGCTCGCAGAGCACACCGATCACCGCGAAACCGAACTGCGGAGGATTGCCGAGTCCGGAGACACCCGAGGCCCGCTCACTCGACAGGAGTTTCGCCGCCCTGGTCTTCTCCTCCTCGTTCATGCCGACGCCGGCGTCGTCGACGACGATGCAGATACCCTTGGGCACGGCGCGGACATTGATCTCGACCGTGGATTCCGGCGCGGAATAACTGGTGGCGTTGTCGAGTAGTTCGGCGAGCGCCAGTGCCACCGGTTCGACGGCCCGGCTGGTGACCGCGAAATCGACTTGCGAGAGAATCTCGACCCGCTGGAAGTGACGGATCCTTCCCTGCGCGCTGCGGACCACGTCGTAGACGGAGGCGATATCGCGCTGCCGTCCCAACCAGCCTTCACAGAGAACGGCGATGGACTGAGCACGCCGGCCGAACTGCGAGTTCATGTGGTCGATTTCCAGGAGATCCTGGAGAATGAGCGACTCGCCGTACTTCGTCTGCAGTTTCGAAATGGCGAGCTGCTGTTCGGCGGCGAGACCCTGAAGAGTGCGCATCGCCGACTTGAGCGCCGTTCGTGTTGCTTCCTCGGCTTGCTCCTGGGCCTTCTTCACCGAGGCGGAATACTGATTCTCGAGCTCAGCGTAGTGATCTCTGAGTCCTTGATTCTCCTGCTTTAAACTACGCGCCGCCCGCTGTCCACGAATAATGGCGGCAGCTGCAAGCGGAGTCCCAGCGATAAGAGCCCAGAGAGCCGGGTCCTGTATGTATTGCGTCATAAGACTCTCTTCAAGCGACTGACAGCCAGCTACTGAATTCCCGTCAGCACGGCGGGCCCGGAGCCCGCTGCGCAGGGATTACCGCCCGGGCCGCACTGCTGGCCGGAAAAGTCGTTTTGTGCCCGTAG includes:
- a CDS encoding roadblock/LC7 domain-containing protein, with translation MNNDLSWMLDGVLEIPGALHAVLVSADGLLMASSKGVGRDHADTVAAAMSGVQSLSRSIGFFCDGTDLKWRQTLVEFDGGWVFLISAGEGAYLAVSASTDIDMADITFRMQQLVGQLGKALTTPPRENIGARP
- a CDS encoding sensor histidine kinase → MTQYIQDPALWALIAGTPLAAAAIIRGQRAARSLKQENQGLRDHYAELENQYSASVKKAQEQAEEATRTALKSAMRTLQGLAAEQQLAISKLQTKYGESLILQDLLEIDHMNSQFGRRAQSIAVLCEGWLGRQRDIASVYDVVRSAQGRIRHFQRVEILSQVDFAVTSRAVEPVALALAELLDNATSYSAPESTVEINVRAVPKGICIVVDDAGVGMNEEEKTRAAKLLSSERASGVSGLGNPPQFGFAVIGVLCERYGFTVSVDSTSPYGGVRAVVLLPDELLTSMPEPKERAQTVSTVPSLNPSGPDPVAAASTTADGLPKRRRRRAMAIVPQSSDTASAPVRSEEETASIMGAFQRGTQTGRAAPPDPASRTSNAHEASSEGHEVS